In Sander vitreus isolate 19-12246 chromosome 7, sanVit1, whole genome shotgun sequence, a genomic segment contains:
- the ngfa gene encoding neurotrophin-7 isoform X1: MSLSMNGCSSSTAAGRVPMRSSPLVLLLLIGVQAVLNMGGGLARCAGAANHKVGQQTAANHRAGQQQTAAGDHHCSQEHHRTSHDRTKRPHRAASHTQDKSPAVGHSMSNSPLDPSIPVVDPKLFSKRRYRSSPRVVFSEVAPSHDALEGEDYDIEGVRGVRVRRRAGSRTMHRGEYSVCDSINTWVGNLTQATDIAGNEVTVLPNVTINNVVKKQFFYETTCRSPTHRGSGTANGGRTGARGGKQSPRSGNSGCLGIDSRHWNSYCTNTHIFVSALTIFKERTAWRFIRINAACVCVLSRKSWAGRLGH, encoded by the coding sequence GACGTGTGCCCATGAGGTCGTCACCACTGGTCCTGCTCCTCCTGATCGGCGTCCAGGCTGTACTGAACATGGGAGGTGGATTGGCTCGGTGCGCCGGGGCAGCCAACCACAAAGTAGGACAGCAGAcggcagccaatcacagagcagGACAGCAACAGACAGCAGCGGGGGACCACCATTGTTCACAGGAGCATCACAGGACCAGCCACGACAGGACCAAGAGACCCCATCGGgcagcttcacacacacaggataaGAGCCCTGCCGTTGGGCACTCTATGTCGAATTCCCCTCTTGACCCCTCCATCCCAGTGGTGGATCCCAAGCTCTTCTCCAAGAGACGTTACCGCTCCTCACCCCGTGTTGTCTTCAGTGAGGTGGCCCCATCACACGATGCCCTGGAAGGTGAGGACTATGACATTGAAGGGGTGAGGGGGGTGAGAGTAAGGCGCAGAGCAGGATCGCGCACCATGCACCGAGGAGAGTACTCAGTATGTGACAGCATAAATACCTGGGTGGGCAACCTGACACAAGCAACAGACATAGCTGGGAATGAGGTGACAGTGCTGCCCAATGTTACAATCAACAACGTGGTGAAGAAACAGTTCTTCTATGAGACCACCTGCCGTTCCCCTACGCACAGAGGCTCTGGGACTGCAAATGGGGGACGGACAGGGGCACGGGGTGGCAAACAGAGTCCCAGATCAGGCAACTCGGGCTGTCTTGGCATTGACAGTCGCCATTGGAACTCCTACTGCACCAACACCCACATATTCGTAAGCGCCCTGACCATCTTCAAGGAACGGACAGCCTGGCGTTTCATCCGCATCAacgctgcatgtgtgtgtgttctcagtcGGAAGTCTTGGGCGGGACGTCTGGGGCACTGA
- the ngfa gene encoding neurotrophin-7 isoform X2, whose amino-acid sequence MRSSPLVLLLLIGVQAVLNMGGGLARCAGAANHKVGQQTAANHRAGQQQTAAGDHHCSQEHHRTSHDRTKRPHRAASHTQDKSPAVGHSMSNSPLDPSIPVVDPKLFSKRRYRSSPRVVFSEVAPSHDALEGEDYDIEGVRGVRVRRRAGSRTMHRGEYSVCDSINTWVGNLTQATDIAGNEVTVLPNVTINNVVKKQFFYETTCRSPTHRGSGTANGGRTGARGGKQSPRSGNSGCLGIDSRHWNSYCTNTHIFVSALTIFKERTAWRFIRINAACVCVLSRKSWAGRLGH is encoded by the coding sequence ATGAGGTCGTCACCACTGGTCCTGCTCCTCCTGATCGGCGTCCAGGCTGTACTGAACATGGGAGGTGGATTGGCTCGGTGCGCCGGGGCAGCCAACCACAAAGTAGGACAGCAGAcggcagccaatcacagagcagGACAGCAACAGACAGCAGCGGGGGACCACCATTGTTCACAGGAGCATCACAGGACCAGCCACGACAGGACCAAGAGACCCCATCGGgcagcttcacacacacaggataaGAGCCCTGCCGTTGGGCACTCTATGTCGAATTCCCCTCTTGACCCCTCCATCCCAGTGGTGGATCCCAAGCTCTTCTCCAAGAGACGTTACCGCTCCTCACCCCGTGTTGTCTTCAGTGAGGTGGCCCCATCACACGATGCCCTGGAAGGTGAGGACTATGACATTGAAGGGGTGAGGGGGGTGAGAGTAAGGCGCAGAGCAGGATCGCGCACCATGCACCGAGGAGAGTACTCAGTATGTGACAGCATAAATACCTGGGTGGGCAACCTGACACAAGCAACAGACATAGCTGGGAATGAGGTGACAGTGCTGCCCAATGTTACAATCAACAACGTGGTGAAGAAACAGTTCTTCTATGAGACCACCTGCCGTTCCCCTACGCACAGAGGCTCTGGGACTGCAAATGGGGGACGGACAGGGGCACGGGGTGGCAAACAGAGTCCCAGATCAGGCAACTCGGGCTGTCTTGGCATTGACAGTCGCCATTGGAACTCCTACTGCACCAACACCCACATATTCGTAAGCGCCCTGACCATCTTCAAGGAACGGACAGCCTGGCGTTTCATCCGCATCAacgctgcatgtgtgtgtgttctcagtcGGAAGTCTTGGGCGGGACGTCTGGGGCACTGA